The proteins below are encoded in one region of Helianthus annuus cultivar XRQ/B chromosome 2, HanXRQr2.0-SUNRISE, whole genome shotgun sequence:
- the LOC110889112 gene encoding uncharacterized protein LOC110889112, which yields MGSISKRDEMPLQPILVVEVFDVWGIDFMGPFPNSNGFLYILVAVDYVSKWIEAVATRTNDHSVVCKFVQSNIFSRFGIPRVIISDGGSHFKNFNFGKLLKRYSVNHRIATPYHPQTSGQIEVSNCQIKEILMKTGCHLPMELAHRAYWAIKTVNADYNEAGKMRKLQLSDIEELRDEAYECASGYKDKLKKVHDAKLRKKTFEVGQKVWLYNSRLKMFAGKLKSKWMGPYVVQRVGRFGDVDIQDEQTNKQQMVNSHRLKPYLEGNDINNLELDKAGYILRPVDDDQP from the exons ATGGGAAGCATTTccaagagggatgagatgccattGCAACCAATTTTGGTTGTAGAAGTATTTGATGTATGGGGCATTGACTTCATGGGTCCGTTTCCAAATTCCAACGGGTTTTTATACATTCTGGTAGCGGTGGACTACGTCTCTAAGTGGATTGAGGCTGTTGCTACAAGAACAAATGACCactcggttgtttgtaaatttgttcaatccaacatcttctCCCGCTTTGGTATTCCGAGGGTTATTATCAGTGACGGTGGTtcacatttcaagaactttaatttcGGAAAATTGTTGAAGCGATATAGCGTGAATCACCGgattgccacaccttaccatccgcaaacgagtggacaaATTGAAGTGTCCAACTGTCAAATAAAAGAAATTCTTATGAAGACG ggttgtcacttgccaatggagttagCGCATCGGGCATATTGGGCAATCAAGACGGTAAATGCAGATTATAATGAAGCGGGAAAGATGAGAAAGTTGCAATTGAGTGATATCGAAGAACTTAGAGACGAGGCATATGAGTGTGCATCGGGTTACAAAGACAAGCTCAAGAAAGTACACGATgcaaaattgaggaagaaaacctttgaagtgggtcaaaaggtttggttGTACAACTCAAGGCTCAAAATGTTTGCGGgcaagcttaaaagcaaatggatgggcccgtatgtcgTTCAGCGAGTTGGGAGGTTTGGTGATGTAGATATCCAAGATGAGCAAACGAACAAACAACAAATGGTGAATAGCCATCGGTTGAAGCCATACTTGGAGGGGAACGACAtaaacaacttggagcttgacaaagcgggctacattCTACGCCCGGTAGACGATGatcaaccatga